A genomic region of uncultured Paludibaculum sp. contains the following coding sequences:
- a CDS encoding DUF2167 domain-containing protein — MVLTVIVLALAARALAAPDIHWSFGPATLSIASVASIPLQKGFISIQDGELRRFLEASGNPPTGREVAVAGPTDLHWFAVISRENRISVDELHRAIVDGTAAANLIRARQGRETLDVLGYREKPRFDDRHQVLTWSLDTVESGGRAVVNRFAYFVGRDSVIAFEMVTEEAEYPRAQAEFDRWLGGFRFLPGREVGTSVDWRLLLVLAIAAGSAWFVLGRRGEKAT; from the coding sequence ATGGTTTTGACCGTAATAGTATTGGCCCTGGCGGCTCGCGCTTTGGCGGCGCCGGACATCCATTGGTCGTTCGGGCCGGCCACGCTGTCGATTGCGAGTGTCGCCAGCATTCCATTACAGAAAGGTTTCATCTCCATCCAGGACGGCGAGCTGCGGCGATTCCTCGAAGCCAGCGGGAATCCGCCGACCGGCCGCGAGGTGGCCGTGGCTGGGCCTACTGATCTGCACTGGTTCGCTGTGATCTCGAGGGAGAACCGGATCTCCGTCGACGAACTGCATAGGGCGATTGTCGATGGGACGGCGGCGGCGAACCTGATTCGCGCGCGGCAAGGGCGGGAGACACTCGACGTGCTGGGATACCGGGAGAAGCCACGCTTTGATGACCGGCATCAGGTGCTCACCTGGAGTCTGGATACCGTGGAGAGTGGAGGCCGGGCGGTGGTCAACCGGTTTGCGTACTTCGTGGGGCGGGACTCAGTGATCGCGTTTGAGATGGTGACGGAAGAAGCGGAGTATCCACGGGCGCAGGCTGAGTTCGACCGGTGGTTGGGCGGGTTCCGGTTTCTTCCGGGTCGCGAGGTGGGCACGTCGGTGGACTGGCGGCTGTTGCTTGTGTTGGCGATTGCAGCTGGTTCGGCCTGGTTTGTGCTGGGGCGGCGTGGGGAGAAGGCCACCTGA
- a CDS encoding superoxide dismutase family protein — MTTRSILAATTALAFSVLTLAGAQGERKAATAQVKDAKDQVVATAQFKQVKTGVQLSVKATGLPPGIHAIHVHAVGKCEAPGFTTAGGHFNPAHKQHGMMNPAGHHAGDMPNLTINAKGKGTFKTVIEGVTLAGDGDTSLFHSGGTALVIHEKEDDMKSDPAGNAGARLACGVVQ, encoded by the coding sequence ATGACAACTCGTTCCATACTGGCCGCTACGACGGCCCTGGCGTTCTCCGTGCTCACCCTGGCTGGGGCTCAGGGCGAGCGGAAGGCCGCCACTGCCCAGGTGAAAGACGCAAAGGACCAAGTGGTGGCCACCGCCCAGTTCAAACAGGTTAAGACCGGGGTTCAGCTGTCCGTCAAGGCGACGGGGCTCCCCCCCGGCATCCACGCTATCCACGTACACGCCGTGGGCAAGTGCGAGGCGCCCGGCTTCACCACAGCCGGCGGCCACTTCAACCCGGCGCACAAGCAGCATGGCATGATGAATCCGGCCGGTCACCACGCCGGCGATATGCCCAACCTCACGATCAACGCCAAGGGCAAGGGTACGTTCAAGACCGTGATTGAAGGCGTGACCTTGGCCGGAGACGGTGACACCTCACTGTTCCACTCGGGTGGCACTGCGCTGGTGATCCATGAAAAGGAAGACGACATGAAGTCCGACCCCGCGGGCAACGCCGGCGCACGGCTGGCCTGTGGAGTGGTGCAGTAG
- a CDS encoding DegT/DnrJ/EryC1/StrS family aminotransferase, whose amino-acid sequence MSQLAILGGEPIRRKPFAPWPQYQPSDIARIVRTVESRHWGGYPLPTSLATGFCRDFAAMHGAEYALPVANGTVSLSIALQAAGVGFGDEVIVPAYTWDGTATAALAIGAIPVFADIDPDTYCLCVESVRQAITPRTKAIIPVHLAMRFTRMEDLMVLARFHNLKVIEDAAHAHGGAYQGQGAGSIGDMGSFSLQESKLMTAGEGGMLTTNSLEYYEAMQTVVNCGRASLTDQYGQRLLGLNYRMTDLQIALLIGQLETLPALRTLRAQRAHLLGSLLQGVPGIRVLPEQPGITSPTYYCYVLQYRPEPGQPAPHRDLFVAALEKEGIPCDGRFYEAVYKSDLFYATPRNCPQLAYNRDTPIDYSQDHCPVSERAAYDESIWLFQFCLIGEEEDVRDVARAVEKVAANLEILSRQDPRLAGVKAMGRAQRARFERQKNY is encoded by the coding sequence ATGAGCCAACTTGCCATCCTCGGCGGCGAACCCATCCGCCGTAAACCCTTCGCACCCTGGCCCCAATATCAGCCTTCCGACATCGCCCGCATCGTCCGTACGGTCGAGAGCCGCCATTGGGGTGGCTACCCTCTCCCCACCTCTCTGGCCACCGGCTTCTGCAGGGATTTTGCGGCCATGCATGGAGCGGAATACGCCCTGCCCGTCGCCAACGGCACCGTCTCGCTATCCATTGCCCTCCAGGCCGCCGGTGTCGGCTTCGGCGACGAAGTCATCGTCCCGGCCTACACCTGGGACGGCACCGCCACGGCGGCGCTCGCCATCGGCGCCATCCCCGTGTTCGCCGACATCGATCCCGACACCTACTGCCTGTGTGTCGAATCCGTCCGTCAGGCCATTACACCCCGCACCAAGGCCATCATCCCGGTCCATCTCGCCATGCGCTTCACCCGCATGGAGGATCTGATGGTACTCGCCCGCTTCCACAACCTCAAAGTCATCGAAGACGCTGCCCACGCCCACGGCGGCGCTTATCAGGGCCAGGGCGCCGGCTCCATCGGCGACATGGGTTCGTTCAGTCTCCAGGAAAGCAAACTCATGACCGCCGGTGAAGGCGGTATGCTCACCACCAACAGCCTGGAGTATTACGAGGCCATGCAGACCGTGGTCAACTGCGGTCGTGCCAGCCTCACCGATCAGTACGGCCAGCGCTTGCTTGGTCTGAACTACCGCATGACGGACCTCCAGATCGCCCTGCTCATCGGTCAACTGGAGACCCTGCCCGCCCTGCGCACCCTGCGGGCCCAGCGCGCCCACCTGCTCGGCTCTCTGCTCCAGGGCGTGCCGGGCATCCGCGTCTTGCCCGAGCAACCCGGCATCACGTCGCCCACTTACTACTGCTACGTCCTCCAATACCGGCCAGAACCCGGGCAGCCTGCTCCACATCGAGACCTCTTCGTCGCGGCGCTGGAGAAGGAAGGCATCCCCTGCGATGGCCGGTTCTATGAAGCCGTCTACAAGAGCGACCTCTTCTACGCCACGCCGCGGAACTGCCCGCAGCTCGCCTACAACCGCGACACGCCCATCGACTACTCGCAAGACCACTGCCCTGTTTCCGAGCGAGCGGCCTACGACGAGTCAATCTGGCTGTTCCAGTTCTGTCTGATTGGGGAGGAAGAAGATGTCCGCGACGTGGCGCGGGCGGTCGAAAAGGTAGCCGCGAATCTGGAGATCCTCTCCAGACAGGATCCGCGGTTGGCCGGAGTGAAAGCGATGGGCCGCGCGCAGCGCGCGCGTTTCGAGAGGCAGAAGAACTACTAA